From the Thermodesulforhabdaceae bacterium genome, one window contains:
- the dnaK gene encoding molecular chaperone DnaK — MSKVIGIDLGTTNSVVAIMEGKEPKVLVNSEGGRTTPSIVAFTEAGELLVGQVAKRQAITNPNNTVFAVKRLMGRKYDSPEVQGDVKILPYKVVPASNGDAHIEIRGRVYSPPEISAYILMKMKQTAEDYLGEKVTDAVITVPAYFNDSQRQATKDAGRIAGLNVLRIINEPTAASLAYGLDKKKDEKIAVFDLGGGTYDISILEIGDGVFEVKATNGDTHLGGEDFDQRIIDWLVSEFKQETGIDLRNDRMALQRLKDAAEKAKIELSTVLETEINLPFITADATGPKHLVRKLTRAKFESLVEDLIDRLVPPMERALKDAGLNAKDIDEVILVGGMTRVPKVQELVKNFFGKEPHKGVNPDEVVAIGAAIQGAVLKGEVKDVLLLDVTPLSLGIETLGGIMTKIIERNTTIPTRKSQIFSTAADNQTAVTIHVLQGEREMAADNKSLGRFDLVGIPPAPRGVPKIEVTFDIDANGIVHVSAKDLATGKEQAIKITPSSGLSEEEIQNLIKEAELHAEEDHKKRQLVEARNRADSIIYSVEKSLRELGEKVDSATRSEIETQIEKLKKLMEENDREAIERETNVLINLSHRVAEKAYQQASSESASRSKETEAEKDTRKADEDVVDAEFEEKSK; from the coding sequence ATGAGCAAAGTAATAGGCATAGATCTTGGCACAACAAACTCGGTTGTAGCCATAATGGAAGGTAAGGAACCAAAAGTGCTTGTAAATTCGGAAGGAGGACGCACCACACCATCCATAGTCGCTTTTACAGAGGCAGGGGAATTGCTGGTAGGTCAGGTCGCAAAACGCCAAGCCATCACAAATCCTAATAACACTGTATTTGCTGTGAAAAGACTCATGGGAAGGAAATACGATTCTCCGGAGGTTCAAGGTGATGTAAAAATTCTGCCTTACAAGGTTGTTCCAGCTTCAAATGGTGATGCTCATATTGAAATTAGAGGGCGAGTTTACAGCCCTCCCGAAATTTCCGCTTACATTTTGATGAAGATGAAACAGACAGCGGAAGATTATCTTGGCGAAAAGGTAACCGATGCCGTAATTACCGTTCCCGCATACTTCAATGATAGCCAGCGTCAGGCAACCAAAGATGCTGGACGAATAGCTGGTCTCAACGTGCTCAGGATCATTAACGAACCTACTGCCGCATCTCTGGCTTACGGTCTCGATAAGAAAAAGGACGAGAAAATAGCAGTATTTGATCTTGGAGGCGGCACATACGATATTTCCATTCTAGAAATAGGCGATGGAGTATTTGAAGTCAAAGCAACCAACGGTGATACTCACCTTGGAGGGGAAGACTTTGATCAACGCATCATCGACTGGCTTGTCAGCGAATTCAAGCAAGAGACGGGCATAGATCTTAGAAATGACCGCATGGCTTTACAGCGCCTCAAAGACGCAGCAGAAAAAGCCAAAATAGAGCTATCCACAGTTCTGGAAACTGAAATTAATCTTCCCTTCATAACTGCGGATGCCACGGGACCCAAACATCTCGTAAGAAAGCTCACCAGAGCCAAGTTTGAATCGCTCGTCGAAGACCTAATCGACCGTCTTGTTCCCCCAATGGAACGGGCTTTAAAAGATGCCGGTCTTAATGCAAAAGACATCGACGAGGTCATCCTCGTTGGCGGAATGACTCGAGTGCCTAAGGTTCAGGAACTAGTAAAGAACTTCTTTGGCAAAGAGCCTCATAAAGGTGTTAATCCCGATGAAGTTGTGGCTATCGGTGCAGCAATCCAGGGTGCAGTGTTAAAAGGCGAAGTAAAGGACGTGCTACTTCTGGACGTAACGCCTCTTTCTCTGGGTATAGAAACTCTAGGCGGCATAATGACAAAAATTATCGAACGAAATACCACAATACCCACAAGAAAAAGTCAGATCTTCTCCACCGCTGCTGATAATCAAACTGCTGTTACTATCCATGTCCTGCAGGGCGAACGAGAAATGGCGGCTGACAACAAGAGTCTAGGGCGTTTTGATCTAGTGGGTATCCCACCTGCTCCTAGAGGAGTTCCCAAAATTGAGGTAACCTTTGACATTGACGCCAATGGCATTGTCCATGTATCGGCCAAGGATCTAGCCACAGGAAAGGAACAGGCCATAAAGATCACCCCATCCAGCGGACTTTCTGAGGAAGAAATACAGAATCTTATAAAAGAAGCTGAACTTCACGCCGAAGAAGATCACAAAAAACGACAACTTGTTGAAGCGCGGAATCGAGCTGACAGTATCATATACAGTGTAGAGAAAAGCCTTAGAGAACTCGGCGAAAAGGTAGATTCGGCCACAAGATCTGAAATTGAAACGCAAATTGAAAAGCTCAAAAAGCTAATGGAAGAAAACGATAGAGAAGCGATAGAGAGAGAAACAAACGTTCTTATAAACCTTTCTCATAGAGTTGCTGAAAAGGCATATCAGCAGGCTAGTAGCGAATCGGCAAGTAGATCTAAAGAAACGGAAGCAGAAAAGGACACCAGAAAAGCTGATGAAGACGTAGTTGACGCTGAGTTTGAAGAAAAGAGCAAGTAA